A stretch of the Gossypium hirsutum isolate 1008001.06 chromosome D07, Gossypium_hirsutum_v2.1, whole genome shotgun sequence genome encodes the following:
- the LOC107904821 gene encoding transcription and mRNA export factor ENY2, whose amino-acid sequence MKHSVNRPPTPDAAEDQGKEPPLQEIINVKLIESGEKERLMELLRERLIDCGWKDEMKALCRAHVKKKGRNNVTVDDLVHLITPKGRASVPDSVKAELLQRIRTFLMSAAL is encoded by the exons AT GAAACATTCAGTAAATCGACCACCAACCCCAGATGCTGCAGAAGATCAAGGGAAAGAACCCCCCCTTCAAGAAATTATTAACGTCAAG TTGATTGAGAGTGGGGAAAAAGAGAGATTAATGGAGTTGTTAAGAGAAAGGCTTATAGACTGTGGTTGGAAGGATGAGATGAAAGCTCTTTGCAG GGCACATGTTAAGAAGAAAGGAAGAAATAATGTCACTGTAGATGACCTCGTGCATTTGATCACCCCAAAAGGCAGAG CTTCCGTTCCTGACTCCGTAAAGGCTGAGCTATTGCAAAGAATTCGCACGTTTCTCATGTCTGCTGCTCTTTGA
- the LOC107904820 gene encoding B2 protein: MERTNNFWQLGDDLRGLSKVAEDHKWLMAASKLAEQTRTKGERMNNLDLSKGPAEMRTRDKFGFQEDSKLENLNFNVLNLDSKVGDNVSKSSFQNGMYNMNAVYQKNNSISLGNLTGNKYMSNNQSNKDVNNNSSTKNNNNGNENSNANNAVDKRFKTLPATETLPRNEVLGGYIFVCNNDTMQEDLKRQLFGLPPRYRDSVRAITPGLPLFLYNYTTHQLHGIFEAASFGGSNIDPTAWEDKKCKGESRFPAQVRIRIRKLCKALEEDAFRPVLHHYDGPKFRLELSIPETLDLLDLCEQAGSP; the protein is encoded by the exons ATGGAGAGAACGAATAACTTTTGGCAGTTGGGAGATGATCTTCGGGGACTATCAAAAGTCGCAGAGGATCACAAATGGTTGATGGCTGCATCGAAACTGGCTGAACAGACGAGGACAAAGGGTGAACGCATGAACAATCTAGATCTTTCCAAGGGTCCAGCTGAAATGAGGACAAGGGATAAATTCGGGTTCCAGGAAGACAGCAAGCTTGAGAACCTTAACTTTAATGTGTTGAACTTGGACTCTAAGGTTGGGGATAATGTAAGCAAAAGTTCCTTCCAAAATGGTATGTACAATATGAATGCTGTTTACCAGAAAAATAACAGTATTAGCCTTGGAAACCTGACTGGCAACAAATATATGAGCAACAATCAGAGCAACAAAGATGTCAACAATAACAGCAGCACCAAGAATAACAACAATGGCAATGAGAACAGTAATGCAAACAACGCCGTTGACAAAAGATTCAAGACTTTGCCTGCAACTGAGACACTCCCGAGAAATGAGGTGCTTGGAGGGTACATCTTTGTTTGTAACAATGATACGATGCAGGAAGATTTAAAGCGCCAGCTATTTG GTTTACCACCAAGATACAGGGACTCTGTTCGGGCAATTACACCTGGCTTGCCTCTATTTCTCTATAACTACACTACTCATCAATTGCATGGTATTTTTGAG GCGGCAAGTTTTGGGGGTTCTAACATTGATCCGACTGCTTGGGAAGACAAAAAGTGTAAAGGCGAGTCAAGATTTCCTGCTCAG GTGAGAATCCGTATTAGGAAACTCTGCAAAGCATTGGAAGAGGATGCTTTTCGGCCAGTCTTGCACCACTATGATGGTCCCAAGTTTCGTCTTGAGCTCTCGATTCCTGAG ACTTTGGACCTACTAGACCTCTGTGAACAAGCTGGCTCTCCATAA